In a single window of the Gossypium hirsutum isolate 1008001.06 chromosome A13, Gossypium_hirsutum_v2.1, whole genome shotgun sequence genome:
- the LOC107941265 gene encoding putative phospholipid:diacylglycerol acyltransferase 2: protein MASNFLRLRKPYYVESTINCSSSSDQKLVNLSFGIDETRNQTKKRQAKEHHGRRSCLDSCCWVTGYLCTTWWLLLFLYHCCLPFTVVHEVPQLMPAARLKREGLTGIHPVVLVPGIVTGGLELWEGKPCADGLFRKRLWGGGGFTQLLKRPLCWLEHLSLHNETGLDPPGIRVRPVPGLFGADYSAPGYFVWDVLVKNLAKIGYEGKNLHMAAYDWRLSFQNTEVRDCALSRLKSKIELMYRANGNKKVVVVPHSMGVAYFLHFLKWVETPPPMGGGGGLGWCAEHIKAIVNIGPSFLGVPKAVSNILSAEGKDVAYFRAMAPGVLDSGTLGLRALEHVMRVSRTWDSVVSLMPKGGETIWGNMDWSPEDEHVCDFSKKRYFRLSPSDNNVNKSNAKQVFRVKDPVKYGRIISFGKAASVLHSSQLPTAVLKEILHMSASRNFTSSCGEAWTEYDEMSRESIQKIGAADKAYTATTLFDLLRFVAPKMMNRTEAHFSHGIADNLDDPKYNHYKFWSNPLEMKLPDAPNMEIYCSYGVGIPTERSYVYKLSPSNKCKRIPYQIDTSVDGEDRSCLKSGVYFADGDESVPVLSAGFMCAKGWKGRTRFNPSGINTYVREYQSKPLTSGIKSTAHVDIMGNIALIEDILRVAAGATGEEIGGNKIYSDILRMSERINLRL, encoded by the exons ATGGCTTCTAATTTTCTCCGGCTAAGAAAACCATACTACGTTGAATCAACAATcaactgttcatcttcttccgATCAAAAGCTTGTAAATTTGAGCTTTGGAATCGACGAAACAAGGAACCAAACAAAGAAGAGACAAGCTAAGGAACATCATGGGAGAAGATCATGTTTGGATTCATGTTGTTGGGTGACTGGTTACCTCTGCACCACTTGGTGGTTGCTTTTGTTTTTGTACCACTGTTGCTTGCCGTTCACAGTGGTTCATGAGGTGCCGCAACTAATGCCGGCGGCGAGGCTTAAACGTGAAGGGTTGACGGGAATTCACCCGGTGGTTTTAGTACCGGGGATTGTCACAGGTGGGCTTGAGTTGTGGGAAGGTAAGCCTTGTGCTGATGGTTTGTTTCGTAAACGACTTTGGGGTGGTGGTGGCTTTACTCAATTACTGAAGAG GCCATTGTGTTGGTTAGAGCACTTGTCTTTGCACAACGAAACCGGCCTCGACCCACCGGGAATACGGGTTCGTCCTGTTCCAGGACTGTTTGGAGCGGACTATTCAGCTCCGGGATACTTTGTGTGGGACGTTCTCGTTAAAAATTTGGCGAAAATCGGCTATGAGGGGAAGAATTTGCATATGGCTGCTTATGATTGGAGACTCTCTTTCCAGAATACAGAG GTTCGGGACTGTGCTCTTAGTAGGCTAAAGAGTAAAATTGAGTTAATGTATCGAGCCAACGGCAATAAAAAAGTGGTAGTTGTGCCTCATTCCATGGGAGTAGCCTATTTTCTTCACTTCCTTAAATGGGTCGAAACGCCACCTCCGATGGGAGGCGGTGGTGGCCTGGGTTGGTGCGCTGAACATATCAAGGCAATTGTGAACATCGGCCCGTCATTTCTTGGTGTTCCAAAGGCTGTTAGCAATATACTCTCTGCCGAGGGCAAAGACGTTGCTTATTTCAG AGCAATGGCACCGGGAGTTTTGGATTCGGGTACTTTAGGGCTTCGAGCATTAGAGCATGTCATGCGAGTGTCTCGAACATGGGATTCCGTTGTGTCATTGATGCCTAAAGGAGGAGAGACCATTTGGGGCAACATGGACTGGTCACCGGAGGACGAGCATGTTTGCGACTTTTCTAAGAAAAGATACTTTCGGTTATCTCCGAGTGACAATAATGTCAATAAAAGCAACGCGAAACAAGTTTTCCGAGTGAAAGATCCGGTTAAGTACGGTAGAATTATCTCTTTTGGCAAGGCAGCTTCAGTGTTACATTCTTCACAGCTTCCTACTGCTGTTTTAAAG GAAATTTTGCACATGAGTGCGTCCCGGAACTTCACCTCATCATGCGGGGAAGCATGGACCGAGTATGACGAGATGAGCCGGGAAAGCATACAAAAAATCGGGGCAGCAGATAAAGCTTACACAGCAACAACTCTTTTTGATCTGTTACGTTTCGTGGCACCAAAAATGATGAATCGGACTGAAGCTCATTTTTCGCACGGAATTGCAGACAATCTCGATGATCCTAAATACAACCATTACAAATTCTGGTCTAATCCACTTGAAATGAA ATTACCCGATGCTCCGAACATGGAGATATATTGCTCGTATGGTGTTGGAATTCCTACCGAAAGATCATATGTGTACAAGCTATCACCAAGCAATAAGTGCAAACGTATTCCTTACCAAATCGATACCTCAGTCGATGGAGAAGACCGTAGTTGCTTGAAAAGTGGAGTATATTTTGCGGACGGAGACGAAAGTGTACCGGTTTTAAGCGCCGGATTCATGTGTGCTAAAGGTTGGAAAGGAAGAACTCGGTTTAATCCGTCCGGTATCAATACATACGTACGTGAGTACCAGAGCAAGCCGCTGACTAGTGGTATTAAGAGCACGGCACACGTTGACATAATGGGAAACATTGCTCTCATCGAAGACATACTACGTGTTGCGGCGGGAGCCACAGGAGAAGAGATCGGAGGCAATAAGATTTACTCGGATATATTGAGAATGTCCGAGAGGATAAATCTCCGACTGTGA
- the LOC107941262 gene encoding uncharacterized protein isoform X2 codes for MDYSLAALKLLCGQLKDARGTPSQSALTLGGILFQRVWLQGVLVSNDDEDHLLLDDSTGIVELNLSGDFRQRQWKTGMYVMVVGGYFVRTGDIPVIKVHKIVDLSPFPDREAMWYLEVLEAYKLFYQPLIEEFI; via the exons ATGGACTATAGTTTAGCAGCGCTGAAACTGCTATGCGGTCAACTAAAAGACGCTCGAGGAACACCTTCACAAAGCGCCTTAACCCTTGGCGGCATCCTCTTTCAACGTGTCTGGCTTCAG GGCGTTTTGGTTTCAAACGACGACGAAGATCACCTGCTTCTCGACGATAGCACTGGCATCGTCGAGCTTAACCTCTCCGGTGATTTCCGTCAACGTCAATGGAAAACAG GCATGTATGTAATGGTGGTGGGAGGATACTTTGTCCGTACAGGTGATATTCCTGTTATTAAG GTTCATAAGATTGTTGATTTATCTCCATTTCCGGATCGAGAAGCGATGTGGTATCTCGAAGTTTTGGAAGCTTACAAACTTTTCTACCAGCCCCTCATTGAAGAATTCATATGA
- the LOC107941262 gene encoding uncharacterized protein isoform X1 yields MDYSLAALKLLCGQLKDARGTPSQSALTLGGILFQRVWLQGVLVSNDDEDHLLLDDSTGIVELNLSGDFRQRQWKTGMYVMVVGGYFVRTGDIPVIKRCGISKFWKLTNFSTSPSLKNSYELMNHSFLCLLESPKRLVE; encoded by the exons ATGGACTATAGTTTAGCAGCGCTGAAACTGCTATGCGGTCAACTAAAAGACGCTCGAGGAACACCTTCACAAAGCGCCTTAACCCTTGGCGGCATCCTCTTTCAACGTGTCTGGCTTCAG GGCGTTTTGGTTTCAAACGACGACGAAGATCACCTGCTTCTCGACGATAGCACTGGCATCGTCGAGCTTAACCTCTCCGGTGATTTCCGTCAACGTCAATGGAAAACAG GCATGTATGTAATGGTGGTGGGAGGATACTTTGTCCGTACAGGTGATATTCCTGTTATTAAG CGATGTGGTATCTCGAAGTTTTGGAAGCTTACAAACTTTTCTACCAGCCCCTCATTGAAGAATTCATATGAACTTATGAACCATTCATTTCTATGCCTGCTAGAATCACCCAAAAGGTTAGTTGAATGA
- the LOC107941259 gene encoding magnesium transporter MRS2-11, chloroplastic — protein MALTPPPSPNLLQVSVKSSSSPCLSPSVHYLLFGSPCANASPFLLQKSGLPLLPVAVKPSSLERRIKCFTTRSYTKEDRLNEPETFSAEDVAGGGDEDGGSEDLDLQQNRGSAVASPRIASSSSDSLSLGIREPVYEVLEVKSNGVVSTRKINRRQLLKSSGLRPRDIRSVDPSLFLTNSAPSILVREHAILLNLGSLRAIAMRECVLIFEYNRKGGQAFMDTLLPRLNNMNGGPCMPFELEVVEAALLSRTQRLEQRLMDLEPRVQALLEELPKKLTVDILEQLRISKQTLVELCSRAGALRQMLLDLLEDPHEIRRICIMGRNCTLKRGTDDVECSLPLEKLIAEEEEEEIEMLLENYLQRCESCHGQAERLLDSAKEMEDSISVNLSSRRLEVSKVELLLQVGTFCVAVGALVAGIFGMNLKSYLEYHMFAFWVTTAGIIVGGVVAFFLIYSYLRARRIL, from the exons atggcGCTAACTCCTCCTCCTTCGCCAAATCTTCTCCAAGTCTCAGTTAAATCTTCATCATCTCCTTGTCTATCACCGTCCGTACATTACCTTCTCTTCGGTTCTCCATGCGCCAACGCTTCCCCGTTTCTGCTTCAAAAGAGCGGGCTTCCGCTGCTTCCCGTGGCGGTGAAACCTTCTTCTTTGGAGCGGAGGATCAAGTGCTTCACTACAAGATCGTACACGAAAGAAGACCGTTTGAACGAGCCGGAAACATTTTCCGCCGAGGATGTCGCCGGTGGCGGTGATGAAGATGGAGGGAGTGAAGATCTGGACTTGCAGCAAAACCGTGGCTCTGCGGTTGCCTCGCCGAGGATTGCTTCGTCTTCCAGTGATTCACTCTCGCTTGGAATTCGCGAGCCTGTTTATGAG GTGCTAGAAGTGAAGTCAAATGGAGTAGTATCTACAAGAAAGATAAATCGACGTCAATTACTGAAATCAAGTG gTCTTCGTCCTAGAGATATCCGAAGCGTTGATCCATCATTGTTTTTGACAAACTCGGCGCCATCTATTCTG GTACGAGAGCATGCTATTTTACTTAATCTGGGATCATTACGAGCAATAGCAATGCGAGAATGTGTTCTTATATTCGAATATAATCG TAAAGGCGGACAGGCTTTTATGGACACATTGTTGCCTCGACTGAATAACATGAATGGAGGGCCATGTATGCCTTTCGAGCTTGAG GTTGTTGAAGCAGCATTACTTTCAAGAACACAGCGTTTGGAGCAGAGACTGATGGATTTAGAACCTCGT GTTCAAGCTCTGCTTGAAGAGTTGCCTAAAAAATTAACCGTTGACATATTGGAGCAACTTCGTATCAGCAAGCAGACTTTG GTTGAATTGTGTTCAAGAGCTGGGGCGCTTAGACAAATGCTGCTTGATCTTTTGGAGGACCCCCATGAAATACGTCGAATATGTATTATGGGAAGAAACTGTACTTTGAAAAGGGGAACTGATGACGTGGAATGTTCTCTACCCTTAGAAAAGTTGATTGCTGAAG AAGAGGAGGAAGAGATCGAGATGCTTTTGGAGAACTATCTTCAAAG ATGTGAATCTTGCCATGGTCAGGCTGAAAGGCTTCTTGATTCTGCAAAAGAAATGGAAGATTCTATTTCTGTCAACTTGAG CTCTCGAAGGCTTGAGGTAAGCAAAGTGGAACTACTTCTTCAGGTTGGGACATTTTGCGTGGCAGTTGGGGCTCTAGTAGCAG GTATATTCGGCATGAACTTGAAGTCCTACCTGGAATATCATATG TTCGCCTTTTGGGTAACCACAGCGGGGATTATTGTTGGTGGTGTGGTGGCGTTTTTTCTCATTTATTCATATCTGAGAGCTAGGAGAATTCTTTAA
- the LOC121212670 gene encoding aspartic proteinase 36, with the protein MAAVFRDWVVITVVITEAAVVMGGFPATFKLERSIPLASHELELSELVERDRLRHGRLLESSPVGVVGFPVSGTYDPFIVGLYYTTLQLGSPPREFNVQIDTGSDVLWVGCNSCNGCPKSSGLEIPLNFFDPGSSSTASLVSCSDQRCSSGIQASDSTCSGSSNQCSYTFQYGDGSGTSGYYVSDLLHFNTVLPGSTTGNATASIMFGCSMLHTGKLTDSHRAVDGIFGFGQQSLSVISQLSSQQVTPRAFSHCLKGNDDGGGILVLGEIVEPDMVYTPLVPSMPHYNLDLRSISVGGQVLSIDASVFSTSINHGAIIDSGTTLSYLADEAYNAFIDAINNAVSEHVHPVLSHGNQCYLITDSIGHIFPEASFNFAGGASLILHPEDFLIQQNPIGGSAVWCIGFKTIEGQKLTILGDLVMKDKIFVYDLEKQRIGWVNYDCSSSVNVSVYSEPGKTEFVNARPINNSSSPDNLWTTVALLLHMFMLACVLLL; encoded by the exons ATGGCGGCAGTTTTTCGCGACTGGGTTGTGATAACGGTGGTGATTACGGAGGCCGCGGTGGTTATGGGTGGTTTTCCGGCGACTTTCAAACTGGAGAGAAGCATTCCTTTGGCGAGTCATGAACTCGAGCTGAGTGAACTCGTAGAACGTGATAGACTCAGGCATGGAAGGTTGTTGGAGTCCTCGCCGGTTGGTGTCGTGGGTTTTCCAGTTTCAGGAACCTACGATCCGTTTATCGTTgg gCTATACTATACAACATTACAATTAGGTTCTCCTCCAAGGGAATTCAATGTACAGATTGATACAGGGAGTGATGTTTTATGGGTTGGCTGTAATTCCTGCAATGGCTGTCCTAAATCCAGTGGACTTGAA ATTCCACTTAATTTTTTTGATCCTGGAAGCTCATCAACAGCTTCATTAGTCTCATGTTCAGACCAAAGATGTAGTTCTGGTATCCAAGCGTCAGATTCCACTTGTTCGGGTTCGAGCAATCAATGCAGTTACACATTTCAATACGGAGATGGTAGTGGAACGTCGGGTTATTACGTATCGGATTTGTTGCATTTCAATACAGTTCTCCCAGGATCCACGACTGGCAATGCTACAGCTTCCATCATGTTCGG GTGTAGCATGTTACATACTGGAAAATTGACAGACTCGCATAGAGCGGTTGATGGGATCTTTGGGTTCGGGCAACAGAGTTTGTCCGTAATCTCACAACTTTCATCTCAACAAGTAACACCGAGAGCATTTTCCCATTGCTTAAAAGGAAATGATGATGGCGGCGGTATACTTGTTCTTGGCGAGATCGTGGAGCCGGATATGGTTTATACTCCGCTTGTCCCGTCAAT GCCTCACTATAATCTTGATTTGCGGAGCATTTCAGTCGGAGGGCAAGTTTTATCAATCGACGCATCAGTGTTCTCAACATCAATCAACCATGGAGCAATAATTGATTCAGGAACAACTTTATCGTACCTAGCCGATGAAGCTTACAATGCTTTTATCGATGCT ATCAATAATGCTGTTTCAGAACATGTGCACCCCGTTCTTTCCCATGGAAACCAATGCTACCTAATAACCGACAG TATTGGTCACATATTTCCCGAAGCTAGTTTCAACTTTGCCGGTGGTGCATCATTGATTTTACATCCTGAGGATTTTCTTATCCAGCAGAATCCTATT GGCGGTTCTGCAGTTTGGTGCATTGGCTTTAAGACAATCGAGGGCCAAAAGTTAACAATTTTAGGAG ATCTTGTTATGAAAGACAAAATCTTTGTTTACGACTTGGAAAAACAACGGATCGGATGGGTGAACTATGATT GTTCATCATCAGTCAATGTCTCCGTATATTCTGAACCTGGAAAAACCGAATTCGTCAATGCGAGGCCGATAAACAACAGTTCGTCACCAGATAATCTCTGGACCACTGTAGCTTTACTTCTGCATATGTTCATGCTTGCCTGTGTACTCCTTTTGTAG